Proteins co-encoded in one Halorussus lipolyticus genomic window:
- a CDS encoding sugar phosphate isomerase/epimerase family protein, whose protein sequence is MDARTGFVTQLGMDYETAFDVAEELSFDYVELLMDGDHERRALDPEAVADAAEARGLDLLVHLPFALDVGSAYEHVREGAIRELVSAAEVATAAGARKGVAHANSKAWGSAWDDADLRERVFESVREINIRTPEDFAVCFENIPKNPCSTRDFPELFEATDAAMTLDTGHARVDGLDSAEMASFVADHADRISHFHLNDTRKPQDEHLPFGSGTIDFEEILGALPDDWSGTLSLEVFTLDYGYIGVSKEYLDGVLNPIN, encoded by the coding sequence ATGGACGCTCGCACCGGATTCGTCACCCAACTCGGCATGGACTACGAGACGGCCTTCGACGTGGCCGAGGAGCTATCCTTCGACTACGTGGAACTCCTGATGGACGGCGACCACGAACGCCGCGCGCTCGACCCCGAGGCCGTCGCCGACGCCGCCGAGGCACGCGGCCTCGACCTGCTGGTCCATCTCCCGTTCGCGCTCGACGTGGGGTCGGCCTACGAACACGTCCGGGAGGGCGCGATTCGGGAACTCGTCTCTGCCGCCGAAGTCGCCACCGCGGCGGGTGCCCGGAAGGGCGTGGCGCACGCCAACTCGAAGGCGTGGGGTTCAGCGTGGGACGACGCCGACCTCCGCGAGCGCGTCTTCGAGTCGGTCCGGGAAATCAACATCCGGACGCCCGAGGACTTCGCGGTCTGTTTCGAGAACATCCCCAAGAATCCCTGCTCGACGCGGGACTTCCCCGAGTTGTTCGAGGCCACCGACGCCGCGATGACCCTCGACACCGGCCACGCTCGGGTGGACGGCCTCGATTCGGCGGAGATGGCGAGTTTCGTCGCCGACCACGCCGACCGCATCTCGCACTTCCACCTCAACGACACCCGGAAACCGCAGGACGAGCATCTGCCCTTCGGGTCCGGGACCATCGACTTCGAGGAGATTCTGGGCGCGCTCCCCGACGACTGGTCCGGGACGCTCTCGCTGGAGGTGTTCACGCTGGATTACGGCTACATCGGCGTGAGCAAGGAGTATCTCGATGGCGTACTAAATCCCATCAACTGA